A window from Roseburia sp. 499 encodes these proteins:
- a CDS encoding class I SAM-dependent rRNA methyltransferase has translation MAQAVVTLKKGEGRTLKSGGAWIYDNEIDSIMGSFENGDIVIVHDFDGYPMGKGFINTNSKIRIRMMTRKKDQEIDAEFIKMRVRNAWEYRKKTVDTSSCRVIFGEADWLPGLVVDKFEDVLVMQSLALGIDRFKEEIAKDLKECMAEDGIIIRGVYERSDAKVRKQEGMELVKGFIGPEFDTKVQIVENGVKYFVDVKDGQKTGFFLDQKYNRQAIHRLCKGAKVLDCFTHTGSFALNAGIAGAASVLGVDASQLAVNQATENATLNGLEKTVRFECHDVFELLPELEQKGEKFDVVILDPPAFTKSRNSIKNAVKGYREINLRGMKLVRDGGYLATCSCSHFMDYELFTKTLHQAAANVHKRLRQVEFRTQAPDHPILWAGEEESYYLKFYIFQVCEEK, from the coding sequence ATGGCACAGGCAGTTGTTACGTTAAAAAAAGGCGAAGGACGCACCTTAAAATCCGGTGGTGCGTGGATATATGACAATGAAATAGATTCTATTATGGGAAGTTTTGAGAATGGTGATATTGTAATTGTTCACGATTTTGACGGTTACCCCATGGGAAAAGGCTTTATCAATACCAATTCCAAAATCCGTATTCGCATGATGACTCGGAAAAAAGACCAAGAAATTGATGCAGAATTTATTAAAATGAGAGTAAGAAATGCATGGGAATATCGAAAGAAAACCGTAGATACCAGTTCCTGTCGTGTGATTTTCGGAGAGGCAGACTGGCTTCCGGGATTAGTAGTGGACAAGTTTGAGGATGTCTTGGTTATGCAGTCTCTTGCCCTTGGCATTGACCGTTTCAAGGAAGAAATTGCAAAGGATTTAAAGGAATGCATGGCAGAGGACGGAATCATTATTCGTGGTGTGTACGAGAGAAGTGATGCCAAAGTGCGTAAGCAAGAAGGCATGGAGCTGGTAAAAGGCTTTATCGGACCGGAATTTGATACCAAGGTTCAGATTGTAGAAAATGGTGTGAAATATTTCGTAGATGTAAAGGATGGACAAAAGACAGGATTTTTCCTAGACCAGAAGTATAATCGTCAGGCAATTCATCGTTTATGTAAAGGCGCAAAGGTATTAGATTGCTTTACCCATACCGGTTCCTTTGCACTGAATGCAGGAATTGCGGGGGCAGCAAGCGTATTAGGCGTAGATGCATCTCAACTTGCCGTAAATCAGGCAACGGAGAATGCAACTTTGAACGGTTTGGAGAAAACAGTACGCTTCGAGTGTCATGATGTATTTGAATTGCTTCCGGAATTGGAGCAAAAGGGAGAGAAGTTTGATGTGGTGATATTGGACCCACCTGCTTTTACAAAGTCCAGAAACTCCATTAAAAATGCAGTAAAAGGATATCGTGAAATCAATTTGCGCGGTATGAAGCTGGTACGTGACGGTGGCTATCTTGCTACTTGTTCCTGTTCGCATTTTATGGATTATGAATTATTTACAAAGACTTTGCATCAGGCAGCAGCTAACGTACATAAACGTCTGCGTCAGGTGGAATTTCGTACCCAGGCACCGGATCATCCGATTCTCTGGGCAGGAGAAGAAGAATCCTATTACTTGAAATTTTATATTTTCCAGGTATGTGAGGAGAAGTAA
- a CDS encoding leucine-rich repeat domain-containing protein: MRDIRHIKKTNLIISASIIVLIIVILLAGVTIVVPIIKDNAQKIAFEDERMAREIAIGAGVESVDEFRVDDLDKVKSLDIRYTGFYDTISDIEKCQQLSYLVIGQVDYGDEFESANQDDWPGPESKEKIQQTKRELGNILEKCTKLRYLYIIGEEKYFELGDLEFLENGQNLKSLSLRNQPSMDYSAIAKCSQLEHLSLYGCDVSDLSMLSKLENLENLDIVGTNVSEAKDILNVKKLKVLYIADTPLEENEEQLALIYQQFPDIEISNFNWKEY, translated from the coding sequence ATGCGAGACATAAGACATATTAAAAAAACCAATCTGATTATTTCCGCAAGCATAATAGTGTTAATCATAGTTATACTATTGGCAGGCGTGACAATTGTTGTACCAATCATTAAGGACAATGCGCAAAAGATTGCATTTGAAGATGAGAGAATGGCAAGGGAAATAGCCATAGGTGCTGGGGTAGAATCTGTAGATGAATTTCGAGTGGATGATCTGGATAAAGTAAAAAGTTTGGATATAAGATACACTGGTTTTTATGATACCATATCAGACATAGAAAAATGTCAGCAGTTAAGCTATTTGGTTATTGGTCAGGTTGATTATGGTGATGAATTTGAATCAGCCAATCAGGATGATTGGCCGGGACCGGAAAGCAAAGAGAAAATTCAGCAGACAAAAAGAGAACTGGGGAATATTTTGGAAAAATGTACCAAATTAAGGTATTTGTATATAATAGGAGAAGAGAAATACTTTGAATTAGGAGACTTAGAATTCTTGGAAAATGGACAAAATTTAAAGAGTCTTTCTCTTAGAAATCAACCATCAATGGATTATTCTGCGATTGCGAAATGTTCTCAATTAGAGCATTTATCATTGTATGGATGTGATGTTTCTGATTTAAGTATGTTGAGTAAGTTAGAAAATTTGGAAAATTTAGACATAGTAGGAACAAATGTTTCGGAAGCTAAGGATATACTAAATGTAAAGAAACTTAAAGTGTTATATATTGCAGATACTCCACTTGAAGAAAATGAGGAACAGTTAGCACTTATCTATCAGCAGTTTCCGGATATAGAGATTAGTAATTTTAACTGGAAAGAATATTGA
- a CDS encoding ABC-F family ATP-binding cassette domain-containing protein — MNILTAEHLTKAYTAERTLLSDAAFSLQEGEKVGVIGVNGMGKSTLLKILAGVEEPDAGTVIMGNHVKMAYLEQTPVFEDTLTIIKAALRGLDEQDMVLASEAKSMLYQLGFTDTDQTVKHLSGGQKKRIALVNTVLQPVEILILDEPTNHLDNEMSQWLEDFLVKFKGAVVMVTHDRYFLDRVVDRIVEVEHGSIYSYPGSYADYVGLKMQRQNMELASERKRKSILKKELAWLARGARARSTKQKAHIQRIEDMLAAEGPIEESNIEMTSLASRMGKKTIELNGLCKSYGERKLIEDFTYIFLKQDRIGIVGPNGCGKSTLLKIIMGQIIPDAGTVEIGETIKIGYFSQDNSHMDESMKAIEYVKEVAEFIQTPDGKISASALMERFLFDGTMQWTPIGKLSGGERRRLYLMRILMGAPNVLILDEPTNDLDIKTLTILEDYLDSFDGIVITVSHDRYFLERLVKRIFAFEENGHLQQYEGGYLDYIRARQERQEKSGLTGGNGTAIKKAEDKETQVENGTNGKGKPNYSPKKLKFSYKEQREYETIDDDIANLESKIEQLDQEIIKNATNSVKLRELMAEKETAEVQLEEKMDRWVYLNDLAEQIEAQK, encoded by the coding sequence ATGAATATTTTAACAGCAGAACATCTGACAAAAGCATATACAGCGGAACGAACCTTGCTATCCGATGCAGCCTTTAGTCTCCAAGAAGGGGAAAAGGTAGGTGTTATCGGTGTCAATGGAATGGGAAAGTCCACGTTGCTAAAAATTCTGGCAGGAGTGGAAGAACCGGATGCAGGAACTGTCATTATGGGAAACCATGTGAAGATGGCATACTTAGAGCAGACGCCGGTATTTGAGGATACTCTTACTATAATAAAGGCAGCATTGCGAGGATTAGACGAGCAGGATATGGTACTGGCAAGTGAGGCGAAGTCCATGCTGTACCAGCTTGGATTTACTGATACAGACCAGACGGTAAAACACTTGTCGGGAGGACAGAAAAAGCGGATTGCATTGGTGAATACTGTATTGCAGCCGGTAGAGATTCTTATTTTGGATGAGCCGACCAACCATTTGGATAACGAAATGTCTCAGTGGTTAGAGGATTTTTTGGTAAAGTTCAAAGGAGCTGTAGTAATGGTAACCCATGACCGATACTTTTTGGACAGAGTAGTAGACCGAATCGTAGAGGTAGAGCATGGCAGTATTTACAGTTATCCCGGAAGTTATGCAGACTATGTAGGACTGAAAATGCAACGACAGAACATGGAGTTGGCAAGTGAGCGCAAGCGAAAGAGTATTCTGAAAAAAGAATTGGCTTGGCTGGCAAGAGGAGCAAGAGCACGTTCCACCAAACAGAAGGCGCATATCCAGCGAATAGAAGATATGCTGGCGGCGGAAGGACCAATCGAAGAGTCTAATATAGAAATGACTTCCTTAGCTTCCCGTATGGGCAAAAAGACCATTGAATTAAATGGATTATGTAAGTCTTATGGAGAACGCAAGCTCATAGAGGATTTCACTTATATTTTCTTGAAACAGGACAGAATCGGAATTGTGGGGCCAAATGGCTGTGGAAAGTCTACGCTATTGAAGATAATAATGGGACAGATTATTCCGGATGCGGGAACAGTAGAAATAGGGGAAACCATAAAAATAGGATATTTTTCCCAGGACAATTCTCATATGGATGAGTCCATGAAAGCGATTGAATATGTAAAAGAAGTGGCAGAGTTCATTCAGACTCCGGATGGGAAAATCAGTGCTTCTGCATTGATGGAGCGTTTTTTATTTGACGGAACTATGCAGTGGACACCTATTGGCAAGTTGTCCGGAGGGGAACGCAGAAGATTGTATCTGATGCGTATCTTAATGGGAGCGCCTAATGTACTGATATTAGATGAGCCTACCAATGATTTGGATATCAAGACATTGACCATTTTGGAGGATTATCTGGATTCCTTCGATGGAATCGTTATTACCGTATCCCATGACCGTTATTTTCTGGAACGATTGGTAAAACGTATTTTTGCCTTTGAAGAAAATGGACATTTGCAGCAGTATGAGGGCGGTTATCTGGATTATATTCGGGCAAGACAGGAACGACAGGAAAAAAGCGGCTTAACAGGTGGAAATGGCACGGCAATCAAGAAAGCTGAAGATAAAGAGACACAGGTTGAAAACGGAACCAACGGAAAAGGAAAACCAAATTATTCTCCAAAGAAGTTAAAGTTCTCCTATAAAGAACAGCGGGAATATGAAACAATAGATGACGATATTGCAAATCTGGAATCCAAAATAGAGCAGTTGGATCAGGAGATTATAAAAAATGCCACCAACAGTGTGAAATTAAGAGAGCTAATGGCAGAAAAGGAAACAGCAGAGGTACAATTGGAAGAAAAAATGGACCGCTGGGTATATTTGAACGATTTGGCGGAACAGATAGAAGCGCAGAAATAA
- a CDS encoding leucine-rich repeat domain-containing protein, translating into MKKKLIVGAWIIVIFLFGVTVIRPIVLDNMRKVKFEDEKMGFVIRSSSEVKSEEEFRKNNLEEVTYLDIRYPGRYDTLVDIEKCKQLENLTIGQVEYVKGKDMKDEGWIQQIEKELDGIIKSCSQINSLMIIGVEDRFELENLEFLKNAKNLEDLTLFCQPAKDYSAISEIPHLRGLFFRGCNIEELDMLDGLTELESLWIKECDVSEAGQIVNLKSLKYLDLENTPLAGNSEQLEIIFENCPNIEILNLSVKEGKLSDLNFLRNAENLKELVLVNQSLTDYSAIAECSKLKYLTLGRCNISDLSMLSGLENLETLVLTGTNISEAKDILSMKNLKELYIADTPLAENEEQLALIYQQFPDIEIQK; encoded by the coding sequence ATGAAAAAGAAACTAATTGTAGGGGCTTGGATAATAGTTATTTTCTTATTTGGAGTTACCGTTATTCGACCGATTGTGTTGGATAATATGCGGAAAGTAAAATTTGAAGATGAAAAAATGGGATTTGTAATAAGAAGTTCCTCAGAAGTGAAATCAGAAGAGGAATTTCGAAAGAATAACTTAGAAGAAGTAACATATCTGGACATCAGATATCCTGGCCGCTATGACACGTTGGTGGATATAGAAAAATGTAAACAGTTAGAAAATTTAACAATCGGTCAGGTGGAATATGTAAAAGGAAAAGATATGAAGGATGAAGGATGGATTCAACAGATAGAAAAAGAATTGGATGGTATCATAAAAAGTTGTTCCCAAATAAATTCTTTGATGATTATAGGAGTTGAAGACCGTTTTGAGTTAGAAAACTTAGAGTTTTTAAAGAATGCCAAAAACTTAGAGGATTTAACGCTATTTTGTCAACCGGCAAAAGATTATTCAGCAATCTCAGAAATACCTCATTTGAGGGGGCTGTTTTTTAGAGGATGTAATATAGAAGAGCTAGATATGTTAGATGGTCTTACTGAACTAGAAAGTTTGTGGATAAAAGAATGTGATGTTTCGGAAGCGGGACAGATTGTAAACTTAAAATCTCTTAAATATTTAGACCTTGAGAATACACCGCTTGCTGGAAATTCAGAACAGTTAGAAATTATATTTGAAAATTGTCCTAATATAGAAATACTAAATTTATCTGTAAAAGAGGGGAAACTGAGTGATTTGAATTTCTTAAGAAATGCAGAGAATTTAAAGGAACTTGTATTGGTCAATCAATCGCTTACAGATTATTCGGCAATAGCAGAATGTTCAAAATTAAAGTATTTAACATTAGGCAGATGTAATATTTCTGATTTAAGCATGCTGAGTGGACTGGAAAATTTGGAAACTTTGGTCTTAACAGGGACTAATATTTCAGAAGCTAAGGATATATTGAGCATGAAAAATCTCAAAGAGTTGTATATTGCAGATACTCCATTGGCAGAGAATGAAGAACAACTAGCGCTGATTTATCAACAGTTCCCAGATATTGAGATTCAAAAATAG
- the ybaK gene encoding Cys-tRNA(Pro) deacylase, with amino-acid sequence MAKKKEIKTNAMRILDKNKIKYEVLQYECDEFIDGLHTAEKTGAPVEQSFKTLVLQGKSKQYYVFVLPIAEEIDLKHAARLVEEKSVEMIHVKDITDITGYVRGGCSPLGMKKNYPVILQEDACNYDKIYISGGRIGTTLCLNPQDLIQVTGARTGDFLENKA; translated from the coding sequence ATGGCGAAGAAAAAAGAAATTAAGACCAATGCCATGCGTATTTTAGATAAAAATAAGATAAAATACGAAGTGCTTCAGTATGAGTGTGATGAATTTATTGATGGGCTTCATACTGCAGAAAAGACAGGAGCGCCGGTAGAACAGTCCTTCAAAACATTGGTGCTTCAGGGAAAGAGCAAACAGTATTATGTATTTGTACTGCCTATTGCAGAGGAGATTGATTTAAAACATGCAGCACGACTGGTGGAAGAAAAGTCAGTAGAAATGATACATGTAAAAGATATTACAGATATTACCGGGTATGTGCGGGGCGGTTGTAGTCCTCTCGGAATGAAGAAAAATTATCCTGTCATACTTCAGGAGGATGCCTGTAATTATGATAAAATCTATATCAGTGGAGGAAGAATCGGAACTACGTTGTGCCTGAATCCGCAGGATTTGATT